A stretch of the Haloarcula ordinaria genome encodes the following:
- a CDS encoding class I SAM-dependent methyltransferase, whose product MNPDEVRDDWAGRSGRFSPRYYAELGPNKVSETILETLQYYVGTDAAILELGCGSGRHLEHLRSHGFKHLSGIDINDDSFEVMADAFPKLAETGTFRTGAIEDILPEYDADAFDVVYSVETLQHIHPDDTWVFEDVARVAGDILMTAENEGNSPERGRGETAVSYVDDEFPLYYRNWKHVFDEFGFTQVIHEPTKRDTIRVFRAP is encoded by the coding sequence ATGAACCCCGACGAAGTCCGTGACGACTGGGCCGGTCGCTCCGGGAGATTCTCCCCGCGGTACTACGCCGAACTCGGTCCCAACAAAGTCAGTGAGACCATCCTCGAAACCCTCCAGTACTACGTCGGGACCGACGCCGCGATCCTTGAACTGGGGTGTGGCTCCGGCCGCCACCTCGAACACCTGCGTTCACACGGATTCAAGCATCTCTCCGGCATCGACATCAACGACGACTCCTTCGAGGTCATGGCCGATGCCTTCCCGAAACTCGCCGAGACGGGGACCTTCAGGACCGGTGCGATAGAGGACATCCTCCCCGAGTACGACGCGGACGCGTTCGACGTCGTCTACTCGGTCGAGACGCTCCAGCACATCCACCCGGACGACACGTGGGTGTTCGAGGACGTCGCCCGCGTCGCCGGCGACATCCTCATGACCGCCGAAAACGAGGGCAACAGTCCCGAACGGGGCCGTGGCGAGACCGCCGTAAGCTACGTCGACGACGAGTTCCCGCTGTACTACCGCAACTGGAAGCACGTGTTCGACGAGTTCGGGTTCACACAGGTGATTCACGAGCCGACCAAGCGGGACACGATACGGGTCTTCCGCGCGCCGTAG
- a CDS encoding metal-dependent hydrolase → MYRNGHYGLNLLLYAPVGAALLLLREPLLSMVGWGLAVGLATTPDLDHRLPLVSHRGITHTVWAALAASVVCGGLLYVTAGSIGAYTPVEGAVVGALGATVGILGHVAGDAMTPMGVTPFTPLSKSHYSLQLWTADSTIANYGLLLSGVFVTSLVVLMALRTVYAVPV, encoded by the coding sequence ATGTACCGGAACGGTCACTACGGACTCAATCTCCTCCTCTATGCACCCGTCGGCGCCGCGCTGCTGCTCCTGCGAGAGCCCCTCCTGTCGATGGTCGGCTGGGGGCTGGCTGTCGGGCTCGCGACGACGCCAGACCTCGACCACCGACTGCCGCTCGTCTCGCACCGTGGCATCACTCATACGGTCTGGGCCGCACTCGCCGCCAGCGTCGTCTGTGGTGGCCTGCTCTACGTCACGGCTGGTTCGATAGGGGCCTACACACCCGTCGAGGGTGCGGTCGTCGGTGCGCTCGGTGCGACGGTCGGCATCCTCGGTCACGTCGCCGGCGACGCGATGACGCCGATGGGCGTCACGCCGTTCACGCCGCTCTCCAAGTCGCACTACTCCCTGCAGCTGTGGACGGCCGACAGCACCATCGCGAACTACGGGCTCCTGCTGTCGGGCGTGTTCGTGACGTCACTGGTGGTCCTCATGGCGCTGCGGACGGTCTACGCCGTGCCGGTGTGA
- a CDS encoding SDR family NAD(P)-dependent oxidoreductase — MTLLEGKTAVITGASSGIGRGIARGFAQHGARAVVVADVREEPKGEGPPTHELVSEESDTEAAFVECDVTNRADLREAVEAAEASGGIDVMVNNAGIWHAEEFFDVSEEDYRQMLDINLKGAYFGSQIAGEHLVENEDGGSIINISSIAGLFGNGDWPTYAASKGGLTTFTYSLAHKLGGDGVRVNAIHPGGIQTMIGGEVTDEEAAAEQAQQFTQMVPLGRYGQPEDVAGAATFLASDLASYVTGESLVVDGGWTSWR, encoded by the coding sequence ATGACACTACTCGAAGGCAAGACGGCGGTCATCACCGGCGCTAGTTCAGGTATCGGTCGCGGTATCGCACGAGGGTTCGCCCAGCACGGGGCCCGAGCAGTCGTCGTTGCCGACGTCCGCGAGGAACCGAAAGGCGAGGGGCCGCCGACCCACGAACTGGTCAGCGAAGAGTCGGACACCGAGGCCGCGTTCGTCGAGTGTGACGTCACGAACCGGGCGGACCTCAGGGAAGCGGTCGAAGCCGCCGAGGCATCCGGCGGCATCGACGTGATGGTGAACAACGCCGGCATCTGGCACGCCGAGGAGTTCTTCGACGTCTCTGAGGAGGACTATCGGCAGATGCTAGATATCAACCTCAAAGGAGCGTACTTCGGTTCGCAGATCGCAGGCGAGCACCTCGTCGAGAACGAGGACGGTGGGTCTATCATCAACATCTCCAGCATCGCCGGCCTCTTCGGGAACGGTGACTGGCCGACCTACGCCGCGTCCAAGGGCGGCCTCACGACGTTCACCTACTCACTGGCCCACAAGCTCGGGGGCGACGGCGTGCGCGTCAACGCCATCCACCCCGGTGGGATTCAGACGATGATCGGCGGGGAAGTGACCGACGAGGAAGCGGCCGCAGAGCAGGCCCAACAGTTCACGCAGATGGTCCCACTCGGGCGCTACGGCCAACCCGAGGACGTGGCCGGCGCTGCGACGTTCCTCGCGAGCGACCTCGCGAGTTACGTCACCGGCGAATCGCTCGTCGTCGACGGCGGTTGGACGAGCTGGCGGTAA
- a CDS encoding PAS domain S-box protein: MPSAPIRVLHVDDDPELLDLAATFLERENAGFTVDTATSTAEGLERLGADVDCIVSDYDMPDLNGIEFLEAVRSDYPDLPFILFTGKGSEEIASEAISAGVTDYLQKGTSGEQYTVLANRIGNAVDQFRSQTKLEASQQRLELFVEQSPLGVLEYDQDFEIVGLNPAGEEILGYTEDELKGETWEKIVTTSSHQNVDEVTSALAEAEGGYHSIDRNVRKDGEIITCEWHNRIITDESGDVVAIFSQFQDITDRKERQEQLQRTTARLRALFDNSPVMINIHDDAGNIIEPNPRLCEKTGYDKSELTEMKVWELDQGIDPEAANSLWEGMEVGTQREFEGAYERKDGSTLPVRVHVSRIAFEGKDRFVVISRDLTDERDRQRELERYEAMVENTEDGIYLFDESGNVRFVNERVVDVSGIPFDGWVGEHVSVQRDLGTLTESELEDVESAIEAIASGDQADVRIELHPNVPYGIDTLELRLTPFRTDDGETHVIGFSRDVTERKEYEAKLEEKNSRLEQFASNASHDLRNPLHVASGQLELARSECDSEHLDAVGDAIERGEELIDDLLRRAREGGEVTDREAVRLDDIVETCWRTIDTRDATLDLATDRTVQANESRFQQFFENLIRNAIEHGGEDVTITVGELENGFYVADDGPGIPEPEREDVFDRGYSTAEDSTGFGLPIVRQIAQSHGWEMRLTESGSGGTRIETRLGARPSQSDESQ; encoded by the coding sequence ATGCCGTCAGCGCCGATACGTGTCCTTCACGTCGACGATGACCCGGAGCTGCTCGACCTGGCTGCAACCTTTCTCGAACGAGAGAACGCCGGGTTCACCGTCGATACGGCCACGAGTACGGCCGAGGGCTTAGAGCGACTCGGCGCCGACGTCGACTGTATCGTCAGCGACTACGATATGCCGGACCTGAACGGTATCGAGTTCCTCGAGGCGGTCCGGAGCGACTACCCCGACCTCCCGTTCATTCTGTTCACGGGCAAGGGGAGTGAGGAGATCGCTAGCGAGGCCATCTCCGCGGGAGTCACCGACTACCTACAGAAGGGGACCAGCGGCGAGCAGTACACCGTCCTCGCCAACCGAATCGGGAACGCCGTCGACCAGTTCCGGTCACAGACGAAACTCGAAGCCAGCCAGCAGCGCCTCGAGCTCTTCGTCGAACAGTCGCCGCTCGGCGTTCTCGAATACGACCAGGACTTCGAGATCGTCGGGCTAAACCCCGCCGGCGAGGAGATTCTGGGGTACACAGAAGACGAGCTGAAGGGAGAAACGTGGGAGAAAATCGTCACTACCTCCAGCCACCAGAACGTCGACGAGGTGACCTCGGCGCTGGCAGAGGCCGAAGGCGGCTACCACAGCATCGACAGGAACGTCCGGAAGGACGGGGAGATAATCACCTGCGAGTGGCACAACCGAATCATCACCGACGAGAGCGGTGACGTCGTGGCGATATTCTCGCAGTTCCAGGATATCACCGACCGAAAGGAACGGCAGGAACAGCTGCAGCGAACGACTGCTCGCCTCAGAGCGCTGTTCGACAACTCGCCGGTGATGATTAACATCCACGACGACGCGGGCAACATCATCGAACCGAACCCGCGACTCTGCGAGAAGACGGGATACGACAAGTCGGAACTGACGGAGATGAAAGTCTGGGAGCTGGACCAGGGCATCGACCCGGAGGCGGCGAACTCACTCTGGGAGGGGATGGAGGTCGGCACCCAGCGCGAGTTCGAGGGCGCCTACGAGCGGAAAGACGGGTCGACACTTCCGGTCAGAGTCCACGTCAGCCGTATCGCCTTCGAGGGGAAGGACCGTTTCGTCGTGATTAGCAGGGACCTCACCGACGAGCGGGACCGACAGCGAGAGCTCGAACGATACGAGGCGATGGTCGAGAACACCGAAGACGGCATCTATCTGTTCGACGAGTCCGGCAACGTGCGGTTCGTGAACGAACGCGTGGTCGACGTCTCGGGCATCCCGTTCGACGGGTGGGTCGGCGAACACGTCTCGGTGCAACGGGACCTCGGGACGCTCACCGAGAGTGAACTGGAAGACGTCGAGTCGGCGATCGAAGCGATCGCTAGCGGCGACCAGGCGGACGTTCGAATCGAACTCCATCCGAACGTCCCCTACGGTATCGACACGCTGGAGCTTCGATTGACGCCGTTCCGGACAGACGACGGCGAGACCCACGTCATCGGGTTCTCGCGGGACGTCACCGAGCGCAAGGAGTACGAAGCGAAACTCGAGGAGAAGAACAGCCGGCTGGAACAGTTCGCCAGCAACGCGTCCCACGACCTGCGGAACCCGCTGCACGTCGCTTCGGGGCAGCTCGAGCTCGCACGGTCGGAGTGTGACAGCGAACACCTCGATGCCGTCGGCGACGCCATCGAGCGGGGCGAGGAGCTGATCGACGACCTCCTCCGGCGGGCCCGTGAAGGTGGTGAGGTCACCGACCGTGAGGCGGTCCGGCTAGACGACATCGTCGAGACCTGCTGGCGGACCATCGACACGAGAGACGCGACGCTCGATCTGGCGACCGACCGGACAGTGCAGGCCAACGAGAGCCGATTCCAGCAGTTCTTCGAGAACCTCATCCGAAACGCTATCGAGCACGGGGGCGAGGACGTGACGATTACCGTCGGTGAACTCGAGAACGGGTTCTACGTCGCGGACGACGGGCCCGGGATTCCCGAGCCCGAACGCGAAGACGTCTTCGACCGGGGCTATTCGACCGCGGAGGACAGCACTGGCTTCGGCCTGCCGATCGTCAGACAGATCGCCCAGTCGCACGGCTGGGAGATGCGGCTGACCGAGAGCGGCTCGGGTGGCACGCGCATCGAGACGCGGCTGGGAGCCCGTCCGTCCCAGTCCGATGAAAGCCAGTAA
- the gfo6 gene encoding D-xylose 1-dehydrogenase Gfo6: MDVESYFEGFTGRNWETPAPDEQVRFAVVGCGWFAEEFALPAIEQGEHCTASVLVTGDAEKGNRLAGAVGADHVIGYSDFQDGTAADEYDAVYVSTPNALHLEHVEAAAALGKDVLCEKPLEVSAERTERMVEACADADVTLMTAYRQQAEPGIRRMRELVQDGVIGTPVYAIGDFSITLLGRDADADQWRLDPDLAGGGALVDIGIYPINTLRYLIDEDPVAVQAETKTSDERYAGVEEHISFQLSFPGRMSAAVASSYGANLDDTFVLVGTEGKLEIDPAFFPEAQRTFHLTRDGSTLSLEGSEVSGIDEEFEYFASCVLTGTDPDPDGQDGLTDVRTIEAIYDAAETGQRVEL, encoded by the coding sequence ATGGACGTCGAATCATACTTCGAAGGCTTCACCGGGCGGAACTGGGAGACACCGGCACCGGATGAGCAGGTCCGCTTCGCCGTGGTCGGCTGTGGCTGGTTCGCAGAGGAGTTCGCGCTGCCTGCAATCGAGCAGGGTGAGCACTGTACGGCGAGCGTTCTCGTCACCGGGGACGCGGAGAAGGGGAACCGCCTCGCCGGAGCGGTCGGTGCGGACCACGTCATCGGCTACAGCGACTTCCAGGACGGCACCGCCGCCGACGAGTACGACGCAGTGTATGTCTCGACCCCGAACGCCCTCCACCTCGAACACGTCGAGGCGGCCGCCGCGCTCGGCAAGGACGTCCTCTGTGAGAAACCACTGGAGGTGTCCGCCGAACGTACGGAGCGGATGGTCGAGGCGTGTGCCGATGCCGACGTGACGCTGATGACGGCCTACCGCCAGCAAGCCGAACCGGGCATCCGTCGGATGCGTGAGTTGGTCCAGGACGGCGTCATCGGAACGCCTGTGTACGCCATCGGCGATTTCTCGATTACCCTGTTGGGTCGGGACGCCGACGCGGACCAGTGGCGACTCGACCCGGACCTGGCGGGGGGTGGTGCGCTCGTCGACATCGGCATCTATCCGATCAACACGCTGCGATACCTCATCGACGAGGACCCGGTCGCGGTACAGGCAGAGACGAAGACGTCGGACGAGCGCTACGCGGGCGTCGAGGAGCACATCTCCTTCCAGCTCTCGTTCCCGGGCCGGATGAGTGCTGCCGTCGCGTCGAGCTACGGCGCGAACCTGGACGACACGTTCGTGCTCGTCGGCACAGAGGGGAAACTCGAAATCGACCCGGCGTTCTTCCCGGAAGCCCAGCGGACGTTCCATCTCACGAGAGACGGCTCGACGCTGTCGCTCGAGGGAAGCGAGGTGTCCGGTATCGACGAGGAGTTCGAGTACTTCGCGAGTTGTGTCCTCACCGGCACCGACCCGGACCCGGACGGGCAGGACGGACTCACCGACGTGCGGACCATCGAGGCGATTTACGACGCCGCCGAGACAGGGCAGCGCGTCGAACTGTAG
- a CDS encoding sugar phosphate isomerase/epimerase family protein — protein sequence MEIGCNVVPFGDQTLEEVLEYLDGLGAEAVELGSGGVLGQDFLPRDEYLDNPDKQAELHQTLDDYGFHISALSTHDNPLHPDEEKAEQSDTDLRESIRLADQLDVDVVCAFSGLPAGGPDDNVPNWITAPWPSEHNEAWRWQWEEKTVPYWQEIGDLAAEHDVKIGIEMHPNMMIYEPTGLIDLREETNEYIGANLDPSQLFWHGVDIPETIRYLGEHDAIHHFHAKDSKLNEPVSKLKGVQDPKMYTKEPERSWLFRTIGYGHGEQYWKNIVSELRMAGYDGTLSVEHEDSLTSTREGIEKSMDVLNRAVFETEPGEAFWAEGSLNE from the coding sequence ATGGAGATTGGCTGTAACGTGGTTCCCTTCGGGGACCAGACGCTAGAAGAGGTACTCGAATACCTGGACGGCCTGGGAGCAGAGGCCGTGGAACTCGGCTCCGGTGGCGTCCTCGGGCAGGACTTCCTGCCCCGCGACGAGTATCTGGACAACCCCGACAAACAGGCCGAACTGCATCAGACGCTCGACGACTACGGCTTTCACATCAGTGCCCTCTCGACACACGACAATCCGCTCCACCCCGACGAGGAGAAGGCCGAACAGTCAGACACGGACCTCCGCGAGTCGATTCGACTCGCGGACCAGCTCGACGTCGACGTCGTCTGTGCCTTCTCGGGCCTGCCGGCCGGCGGTCCCGACGACAACGTGCCGAACTGGATCACCGCGCCGTGGCCCTCCGAGCACAACGAAGCCTGGCGGTGGCAGTGGGAGGAAAAGACCGTTCCCTACTGGCAGGAAATCGGTGACCTCGCCGCCGAGCACGACGTGAAAATCGGCATCGAGATGCATCCGAACATGATGATATACGAGCCTACGGGGCTCATCGACCTCCGCGAGGAGACCAACGAATACATCGGGGCGAACCTCGACCCGTCACAGCTGTTCTGGCACGGCGTCGACATTCCCGAGACGATCCGGTATCTCGGCGAGCACGACGCGATCCATCACTTCCACGCGAAGGACTCGAAGCTCAACGAACCGGTCTCGAAGCTCAAGGGCGTCCAGGACCCCAAGATGTACACGAAGGAACCGGAGCGGTCCTGGCTGTTCCGGACCATCGGCTACGGGCACGGCGAGCAGTACTGGAAGAACATCGTGAGCGAACTCCGGATGGCCGGGTACGACGGGACCCTCTCGGTGGAGCACGAGGACTCCCTGACCAGCACCCGTGAAGGCATCGAGAAGTCGATGGACGTACTCAACCGTGCCGTCTTCGAGACCGAGCCTGGCGAAGCGTTCTGGGCGGAAGGGTCGCTCAACGAGTAG